Within the Bremerella sp. JC817 genome, the region GGCCACCGGCCGTTTTGCCAAGCGATTTTTTCGCCGACTATCCTTATTTCGGCGATCGATTTCCATGATTTTCCTTCTACCCCACTCGAGATTCGCAATGTCTTTGGATTGGTCCTCCTTGTATTCCTCTGGCTACAGCTACAGTGACTTCCTGGCGAAGTACGGCAACGAAAATCAGCAGCAGCGCTGGGAGGCCAAACGTCGCACGCTTGAGCTCAACGAAGCACAGACGTCCTTGTTGGGGGGCTTTACCCGCAAGATGTATATGCTTTGCCTGGCAGGCGCCTGGTGTGGCGACTGCGTCGATCAGTGCCCGATGTTCGACCTGATTGAACAAGCGTCGCCGAACATTGAAGTTCGCTACGTCGATCGCGACGAAGCCGACCCAGGCCTAAAGGAAGCAATCAAGGTTTGTGGCGGCAACCGCGTGCCAGTGGTGGTCTTCCTTAGCGAAGACTTCCAGGTCACCGGGATGTACGGCGATCGGACGCTGGCCCGTTATCGCCAGATGGTCGAGAAGCTGACCGGGGCGGCCTGTAGCACCGGCATTTCGCTCGGTGGCGACAAGATGGACACCTTCACCGGCGAGGTCCTGGCCGAGTGGATCGGGCAGTTCGAGCGAAACCAATGGATTTTGCGGACTTCGGCACGACTGCGTGAAAAGCACGGGGACTAGAATAGAAACCGATCTACCGGGAAACTGAAGCGATCTGGCCTTTCCAACCAAGACGAGAAGTACGTTGAACGAACCTCCCTCCCTGACCGCTGAAGAACTGATCGATGACTTCGAGTTCCTCGATTCGAAAGAGGAACGCTTGAAGTTGATTATTGAACTAGGCCGCGAATTGCCGGATCTGCCGGAACCGCTGCGTCGCGAAGAGTTCAAGGTTCAAGGCTGTCAGAGTCAGGTC harbors:
- a CDS encoding thioredoxin family protein is translated as MSLDWSSLYSSGYSYSDFLAKYGNENQQQRWEAKRRTLELNEAQTSLLGGFTRKMYMLCLAGAWCGDCVDQCPMFDLIEQASPNIEVRYVDRDEADPGLKEAIKVCGGNRVPVVVFLSEDFQVTGMYGDRTLARYRQMVEKLTGAACSTGISLGGDKMDTFTGEVLAEWIGQFERNQWILRTSARLREKHGD